A stretch of Acropora palmata chromosome 9, jaAcrPala1.3, whole genome shotgun sequence DNA encodes these proteins:
- the LOC141892986 gene encoding lachesin-like isoform X2, with amino-acid sequence MSFALYCVLFGTLVFCPETDGASLTWNEPSPTQIVQAVADPVDHFSRRRLHEGNINATLRWQFDLTELNFLSLVILFNGTAIAGVRSQRPGLAPEFEKQFGIDWSPSPHFVKLIIFKVTAEENGTFICRVFTDSVTGFSSFIFESIVQVYVVASPSNIITSSNQIISAPAELTLNCSADGKPKPTITWTRLSDNTVVTMPLNIIGEKDTGSYRCTADNGVGKPLSKDVFVDVHVPPMVKLPSKVFVGREQTASLICEVEGNPTPIISWSPCDGQNVFCDERYLNISKVQTARANYTCTARNAVGADSASTLLLIGGKNVYLRLSVSEECDNEDSIWKILQKE; translated from the exons ATGTCTTTCGCTTTATACTGTGTGCTGTTTGGAACCCTGGTGTTTTGCCCCGAAACAG ATGGTGCAAGTTTGACTTGGAATGAACCTTCTCCAACCCAGATTGTGCAAGCAGTTGCTGATCCTGTTGATCATTTTAGCCGCAGACGACTTCATGAAGGAAACATCAATGCAACCTTGCGCTGGCAGTTTGATTTAACTGAGTTGAACTTCCTTTCTTTAGTTATATTGTTTAATGGAACAGCGATTGCAGGAGTTAGGTCTCAAAGACCTGGGCTTGCACCTGAGTTTGAAAAGCAGTTTGGCATTGACTGGAGTCCCAGCCCACACTTTGTAAAGCTGATTATCTTCAAGGTAACAGCTGAAGAGAATGGAACATTTATTTGTCGAGTTTTTACTGATTCTGTGACAGGATTTAGTTCCTTTATATTTGAAAGCATCGTCCAAGTGTATGTTGTTG ctTCTCCAAGTAACATTATCACCTCAAGTAATCAAATTATATCAGCACCTGCTGAACTGACTTTAAACTGCTCAGCTGATGGAAAACCAAAACCGACAATAACCTGGACAAGACTCTCTGATAACACTGTCGTCACTATGCCCTTGAACATCATTGGAGAAAAGGATACAGGAAGCTACAGATGTACTGCTGATAATGGTGTTGGAAAACCTTTGTCAAAGGATGTCTTTGTTGATGTTCATG TTCCTCCTATGGTTAAACTTCCTTCAAAAGTGTTTGTTGGCCGTGAACAGACTGCATCACTTATCTGTGAAGTGGAAGGAAACCCGACACCAATCATTTCTTGGAGTCCGTGTGATGGACAAAATGTTTTCTGTGACGAACGATacttaaatatttcaaaagtgCAGACTGCACGTGCCAACTACACCTGTACAGCAAGGAATGCTGTGGGAGCAGATTCAGCATCCACACTTCTTC
- the LOC141892986 gene encoding lachesin-like isoform X3, which translates to MSFALYCVLFGTLVFCPETDGASLTWNEPSPTQIVQAVADPVDHFSRRRLHEGNINATLRWQFDLTELNFLSLVILFNGTAIAGVRSQRPGLAPEFEKQFGIDWSPSPHFVKLIIFKVTAEENGTFICRVFTDSVTGFSSFIFESIVQVYVVASPSNIITSSNQIISAPAELTLNCSADGKPKPTITWTRLSDNTVVTMPLNIIGEKDTGSYRCTADNGVGKPLSKDVFVDVHVPPMVKLPSKVFVGREQTASLICEVEGNPTPIISWSPCDGQNVFCDERYLNISKVQTARANYTCTARNAVGADSASTLLRDTK; encoded by the exons ATGTCTTTCGCTTTATACTGTGTGCTGTTTGGAACCCTGGTGTTTTGCCCCGAAACAG ATGGTGCAAGTTTGACTTGGAATGAACCTTCTCCAACCCAGATTGTGCAAGCAGTTGCTGATCCTGTTGATCATTTTAGCCGCAGACGACTTCATGAAGGAAACATCAATGCAACCTTGCGCTGGCAGTTTGATTTAACTGAGTTGAACTTCCTTTCTTTAGTTATATTGTTTAATGGAACAGCGATTGCAGGAGTTAGGTCTCAAAGACCTGGGCTTGCACCTGAGTTTGAAAAGCAGTTTGGCATTGACTGGAGTCCCAGCCCACACTTTGTAAAGCTGATTATCTTCAAGGTAACAGCTGAAGAGAATGGAACATTTATTTGTCGAGTTTTTACTGATTCTGTGACAGGATTTAGTTCCTTTATATTTGAAAGCATCGTCCAAGTGTATGTTGTTG ctTCTCCAAGTAACATTATCACCTCAAGTAATCAAATTATATCAGCACCTGCTGAACTGACTTTAAACTGCTCAGCTGATGGAAAACCAAAACCGACAATAACCTGGACAAGACTCTCTGATAACACTGTCGTCACTATGCCCTTGAACATCATTGGAGAAAAGGATACAGGAAGCTACAGATGTACTGCTGATAATGGTGTTGGAAAACCTTTGTCAAAGGATGTCTTTGTTGATGTTCATG TTCCTCCTATGGTTAAACTTCCTTCAAAAGTGTTTGTTGGCCGTGAACAGACTGCATCACTTATCTGTGAAGTGGAAGGAAACCCGACACCAATCATTTCTTGGAGTCCGTGTGATGGACAAAATGTTTTCTGTGACGAACGATacttaaatatttcaaaagtgCAGACTGCACGTGCCAACTACACCTGTACAGCAAGGAATGCTGTGGGAGCAGATTCAGCATCCACACTTCTTC GAGATACAAAATAA